One segment of Paraburkholderia sp. PREW-6R DNA contains the following:
- a CDS encoding ATP-binding domain-containing protein — protein MARIVPDDWKSLAATGAAARERETLALLEHALPDDYTVYHGVHWTRLNQNFSVFGEADFVVVSPAGRVMIVEQKTGFLRETAKGLVKVYLQTERNVAIALAHTVENLHRRFTAAFGAGTYFIEALLYCPDHNVKDAAIAGVDPARIVDATRKDRLAAVIREALAADEPRLACAPKIHHFLADELALSPDTSALVGQADTLVTRLAGGLATWARRLEFSPFRLRVIGTAGSGKTQLAVQVMKDAVGRGRRPLYVCFNRPLADHIAQVAPPEAKVANYHQLCDWIARDAGREPDFQAGDVFDQLETIFAGTPIDSRWQFDVLIVDEGQDFQQPWVEALERLLRPGASWWWLEDPLQNLYMREPVALPGWTTLTETTNYRSPRDILEYVRDLVGGSAPEAAALRSGSPFDGSDISLSVYDEANAAEGSIDATKRAITQALSLGFRKQDIAVLSFRGREGSAMTALDQLGPHRLRSFTGKYDLFGNPEYREGDVLFESIYRFKGQAAPCVIFTEVDFDSFDERIARKLFVGATRATMKLIVVASQRAARFLERGADRTHREPGLAKAV, from the coding sequence ATGGCCCGCATTGTTCCCGACGACTGGAAAAGTCTCGCCGCAACCGGCGCGGCGGCGCGCGAACGCGAGACCCTCGCGTTGCTTGAGCACGCGCTGCCCGACGACTACACGGTCTATCACGGCGTGCACTGGACCCGCCTGAACCAGAATTTCTCCGTGTTCGGCGAAGCGGACTTCGTGGTCGTCAGTCCGGCAGGGCGCGTGATGATCGTCGAGCAGAAAACCGGTTTCCTTCGCGAAACGGCGAAGGGGCTCGTCAAGGTGTATCTGCAAACCGAGCGCAACGTCGCGATTGCGCTCGCGCACACCGTCGAAAATCTGCACCGGCGATTTACCGCCGCGTTCGGGGCGGGCACCTATTTCATCGAAGCGTTGCTGTACTGCCCGGACCACAACGTGAAGGACGCGGCCATTGCCGGCGTGGACCCGGCGCGCATCGTCGACGCCACGCGCAAGGACCGGCTCGCGGCGGTCATCCGCGAAGCGCTGGCCGCCGATGAGCCGCGTCTTGCGTGCGCACCGAAGATCCACCATTTTCTCGCCGACGAACTCGCGCTTTCGCCCGACACCAGCGCGCTGGTCGGCCAGGCCGATACGCTCGTCACGCGGCTCGCGGGCGGTCTCGCGACATGGGCGCGGCGGCTCGAATTCTCGCCGTTCCGGCTGCGCGTGATCGGCACGGCCGGTTCGGGCAAGACCCAGCTCGCGGTACAGGTGATGAAAGACGCGGTCGGCCGCGGCCGGCGTCCTTTGTATGTGTGCTTCAACCGGCCGCTGGCGGATCACATCGCGCAGGTGGCGCCGCCCGAAGCCAAAGTGGCGAATTATCACCAGCTCTGCGACTGGATTGCGCGCGACGCCGGTCGTGAGCCTGATTTCCAGGCAGGCGACGTGTTCGACCAGCTCGAAACGATTTTTGCTGGCACGCCAATCGATTCGCGCTGGCAGTTCGACGTGCTGATCGTGGACGAAGGTCAGGATTTCCAGCAGCCGTGGGTCGAAGCGCTCGAGCGCCTGCTGCGTCCCGGCGCGTCGTGGTGGTGGCTCGAAGATCCGCTGCAGAATCTGTACATGCGCGAACCGGTGGCGCTGCCGGGCTGGACCACGCTCACGGAAACCACGAACTACCGCAGCCCGCGCGACATTCTCGAATACGTGCGCGACTTGGTCGGCGGGTCCGCGCCGGAAGCGGCGGCGCTCAGGTCGGGCAGTCCGTTCGATGGCTCGGACATTTCGCTGTCCGTCTACGACGAAGCGAATGCGGCCGAAGGCAGCATCGACGCCACCAAGCGTGCGATCACGCAGGCGCTGTCGCTCGGCTTTCGCAAGCAGGACATTGCCGTGCTGTCGTTCCGCGGCCGCGAAGGGTCGGCCATGACGGCGCTCGATCAGCTCGGCCCGCACCGGTTGCGCAGTTTCACCGGCAAGTACGATCTGTTCGGCAACCCGGAATATCGCGAAGGCGACGTGCTGTTCGAGTCGATCTATCGCTTCAAGGGGCAGGCGGCGCCGTGCGTGATCTTCACGGAAGTCGATTTCGATTCGTTCGACGAGCGCATCGCCCGCAAGCTGTTCGTCGGCGCTACGCGTGCCACCATGAAACTGATCGTGGTGGCGTCGCAGCGGGCGGCGCGGTTTCTGGAGCGAGGCGCTGACAGAACCCACCGAGAGCCGGGTCTCGCGAAAGCGGTCTAG
- a CDS encoding glutathione S-transferase family protein → MITIWGRTNSVNVQKVLWCCDELVLPYARIDAGLQFGRNDEPAYLAMNPTGKIPTLIDDDFVLWESNSILRYLVRQYGESSPLYPVDARTSSRIDRWLDWSLSTLQPAERPVFWTLVRTPAVERDLAKLAGDFEAVTQHWRMLDTHLQARFFLEGDKFTLADIVIGAYAKRWFGLEGVERPPLPNLERWYSRIATRSGFKKYVDFPLT, encoded by the coding sequence ATGATTACGATCTGGGGACGCACCAACTCGGTCAACGTCCAAAAAGTGTTGTGGTGTTGTGACGAACTGGTGCTGCCGTATGCGCGCATCGACGCAGGTCTGCAATTCGGCCGCAACGACGAGCCCGCCTATCTGGCGATGAACCCTACTGGCAAGATTCCCACGCTGATTGACGATGACTTCGTCCTGTGGGAATCGAACTCCATTCTTCGCTATCTCGTGCGTCAGTATGGCGAGTCGAGCCCGCTCTATCCCGTCGATGCACGCACCAGTTCGCGCATCGACCGTTGGCTCGACTGGTCGCTCTCCACGCTGCAACCCGCTGAGCGGCCTGTGTTCTGGACGCTCGTGCGCACGCCGGCAGTCGAGCGCGATCTCGCGAAGCTCGCCGGCGATTTCGAGGCGGTGACGCAACACTGGCGCATGCTGGACACGCATTTGCAAGCCCGGTTTTTCCTCGAAGGCGATAAATTTACGCTCGCCGACATCGTGATCGGCGCGTATGCGAAACGCTGGTTTGGCCTGGAAGGGGTCGAAAGGCCGCCGCTGCCGAACCTGGAGCGCTGGTATTCGCGCATTGCGACGCGTTCGGGCTTCAAGAAATATGTGGATTTTCCGCTGACCTGA
- a CDS encoding Fur family transcriptional regulator, translating to MKNAKPSATTAKAVPAASASRTLSATTARAAHEPAHDHPHDHAHELEHVHGGSQEAALTLAEEYCRERGEKLTPIRRKVLELLLNSGRATKAYSLLDEMRQIHPGSAPPTVYRALDFLLTAGLVHRIESINAFTVCHDLTQCQHGILVVCQQCGNVTELHQPKLRQALIAQIEDAGYRVASDEIELKGVCAACQAAEATAGAATAVGAVAAK from the coding sequence ATGAAGAACGCCAAGCCCTCCGCGACCACTGCGAAAGCTGTTCCCGCAGCCAGCGCGTCCCGCACCCTGTCCGCGACCACCGCCCGCGCCGCCCACGAACCGGCGCACGACCACCCACACGACCATGCGCATGAGTTGGAACACGTGCACGGTGGATCGCAGGAAGCTGCGCTGACGCTTGCGGAAGAGTATTGCCGCGAGCGCGGCGAAAAACTCACGCCCATTCGCCGCAAAGTGCTCGAACTGCTGCTAAATTCCGGGCGCGCGACCAAAGCGTATTCGCTGCTGGATGAAATGCGGCAGATTCATCCCGGATCAGCGCCGCCCACGGTATATCGCGCGCTCGATTTTCTGCTGACGGCGGGTCTCGTGCATCGAATCGAGTCGATCAACGCATTCACGGTCTGCCACGATCTGACGCAATGTCAGCACGGCATTCTGGTGGTGTGTCAGCAGTGCGGCAACGTCACTGAATTGCATCAGCCGAAGCTGCGCCAGGCGCTGATCGCGCAGATCGAAGACGCGGGCTATCGCGTCGCAAGCGACGAGATTGAACTGAAGGGTGTATGCGCTGCCTGTCAGGCAGCCGAAGCCACGGCAGGCGCGGCGACCGCCGTGGGAGCGGTGGCGGCGAAATAG
- a CDS encoding response regulator — translation MNSNIAAVQAGGQQQGDTLAKSDGLTGFLEQQQKMNGALRLDQATIVLVEDDPDSRESLTLLLEAEGAHVVAVADAEEGVEAALRLLPDAVVCDLELPAMDGFYMIQRLRDHEIRSDHAPSVAVALTGHTDDAYRLRSIGEGFQHFMTKPALPDDLVTLLHDAIHARAAG, via the coding sequence ATGAACAGCAACATCGCAGCCGTGCAGGCAGGCGGCCAGCAGCAAGGCGACACGTTGGCCAAGTCTGACGGCCTAACCGGTTTTTTAGAGCAACAACAGAAAATGAACGGAGCATTGAGACTCGATCAGGCCACGATCGTGCTCGTCGAAGACGACCCGGATAGCCGGGAATCGTTGACCTTGTTACTCGAAGCGGAAGGCGCGCATGTCGTCGCCGTGGCGGATGCGGAAGAGGGTGTCGAAGCGGCGCTCCGATTATTGCCCGACGCCGTTGTCTGCGACCTCGAACTGCCTGCCATGGATGGCTTCTACATGATCCAGCGGCTTCGCGATCATGAGATTCGCAGTGACCACGCGCCGTCGGTTGCCGTCGCGCTGACGGGCCACACCGACGACGCTTACCGCTTGCGCAGTATTGGCGAAGGCTTTCAGCATTTCATGACAAAGCCGGCGTTGCCCGATGACCTCGTGACGTTGCTGCACGACGCGATCCACGCGCGCGCAGCAGGTTGA
- a CDS encoding TetR/AcrR family transcriptional regulator gives MTHIPRGDSPMDDGPHDAAASRRLNDAAGGEARASADHPTAATASVRRPGRPSGAVRGAGQRARLLDAALALFARQGIVDTTLGAIAREAGFTPAMVHYYFKTRGQLLDVLIDERFAPLRAALGTPFQQNPDDPVAAITQLARRLVDVAAEHPWFPSLWIREVISDGGLLRQRMHERFGDTYQKASLAAISRWQQEGRLNAGLEPSLVFITLLGLTILPLASSQLWHTDPVRKNIGGEDIARHAIALLVQGIGPIHAG, from the coding sequence ATGACACATATTCCGAGGGGCGACTCGCCGATGGACGACGGCCCGCACGACGCGGCTGCCAGTCGCCGCTTGAACGACGCGGCAGGCGGCGAGGCCCGGGCAAGCGCCGACCACCCGACTGCCGCCACTGCGTCCGTACGGCGGCCGGGCCGGCCGTCGGGCGCGGTGCGAGGCGCCGGGCAGCGCGCGCGTTTGCTCGACGCCGCGCTGGCGTTATTCGCGCGGCAGGGGATCGTCGACACGACACTCGGTGCGATCGCACGCGAAGCTGGCTTCACGCCGGCCATGGTGCATTACTACTTCAAGACCCGCGGCCAGTTGCTCGACGTCTTGATCGACGAACGCTTCGCGCCGTTGCGCGCGGCACTCGGCACGCCTTTCCAGCAAAATCCCGACGATCCGGTCGCGGCCATCACGCAACTCGCGCGGCGGCTCGTCGACGTGGCGGCGGAACATCCGTGGTTTCCGTCGCTGTGGATTCGTGAAGTAATCAGCGATGGCGGGCTGTTGCGCCAGCGCATGCACGAACGTTTCGGCGACACGTACCAGAAGGCGTCGCTCGCGGCCATCTCGCGCTGGCAACAAGAGGGGCGGCTGAATGCCGGGCTCGAGCCGTCGCTCGTATTCATCACGCTGCTCGGGCTCACCATCCTGCCTCTCGCGTCGTCTCAGCTCTGGCACACCGATCCGGTGCGCAAAAATATAGGCGGCGAAGACATTGCGCGACATGCCATTGCGTTGCTGGTGCAGGGCATCGGTCCAATCCACGCAGGCTGA